A genomic window from Salvia miltiorrhiza cultivar Shanhuang (shh) chromosome 5, IMPLAD_Smil_shh, whole genome shotgun sequence includes:
- the LOC130986539 gene encoding inactive protein kinase SELMODRAFT_444075-like isoform X4 has product MLLMLLLVNYIHALVRVQIKIVSAMCTGAVAAEAKSNAANWVILDKQLKQEIKHCVDELRCNIVVMKNSQPNVLRLNLTSPNDLQTPFYTAASFPIRDSKKLQSPNVKDMARVSSREDPNASSSRMSTKNILSTPDTASSVYVVCENNPLYQGLSKGNYPPDRLITLGAESETSRNQRFLIAQNHTVDENGSDLGNTDEISRSTYTLARTETGPYSDEGIEINQNSDGDYAYNSSIREAVSFRATSPIPPPLCILCKSKAPRFGEPPKQFHYKELEEATNGFSHTNFLAEGRFGLVHRGVLRNGLIIAVKQLKFAGPERDADFCREVCVLSCAQHRNVVLLIGFCIQGKKRLLVYEYICNRSLDFHLHVKGNPVLDWQARLKIAIGTARGLRYLHEDCRVGCIIHRNLRPSKILLTHDFEPLVADFGLARLHDEWESCESNQIVGASWYLAPELFSGGKLTEKVDVYAFGLVLLELITGQRAHDLQYCSDNQFLLDHIRALATAETPHIFGYNNQLLDPRLVPYQLQPMLPYELHAMGYAASLCLQEDPDLRPPMSKVVKMLEGGSPASCRDSVGCRSGHLQGFNTNA; this is encoded by the exons ATGTTGCTTATGCTACTACTAGTGAACTATATTCATGCTCTG GTGAGGGTGCAGATCAAGATTGTATCAGCAATGTGCACTGGTGCTGTGGCTGCTGAAGCAAAGAGTAATGCAGCAAATTGGGTCATATTGGACAA GCAGTTGAAGCAAGAGATAAAACATTGCGTGGATGAATTGCGCTGCAATATTGTAGTCATGAAGAATTCCCAGCCAAATGTTCTTCGGCTCAATCTAACGAGCCCAAATGATCTTCAAACACCTTTCTACACTGCCGCTTCTTTCCCTATTAGGGATAGTAAGAAATTGCAGAGCCCAAATGTGAAGGATATGGCCCGTGTTAGCAGTCGTGAGGACCCAAATGCTTCCTCCTCAAGAATGTCAACCAAAAATATATTATCAACTCCTGACACCGCATCTTCTGTCTACGTCGTTTGTGAAAATAATCCACTTTATCAAGGATTAAGTAAAGGTAACTATCCACCTGATAGACTTATCACACTCGGTGCAGAATCAGAAACTTCTCGGAATCAGAGGTTCTTGATTGCTCAGAATCACACAGTTGATGAAAATGGCTCAGATCTCGGAAACACAGATGAGATCTCTAGGAGTACGTATACCTTAGCCAGGACTGAAACAGGGCCATATAGTGACGAAGGAATTGAAATCAATCAAAATTCTGATGGAGATTATGCATATAACTCTAGCATCCGGGAAGCTGTTTCTTTTAGAGCAACTTCCCCAATTCCCCCTCCTTTATGTATTCTTTGTAAATCCAAGGCTCCAAGATTTGGAGAACCTCCAAAGCAGTTTCATTACAAAGAGCTAGAGGAAGCTACAAATGGTTTCTCACACACAAACTTTTTAGCAGAaggtcggttcggtttggttcaCAGAGGGGTTCTGAGGAATGGATTGATCATAGCAGTGAAGCAACTAAAGTTTGCTGGGCCTGAGAGAGATGCTGATTTCTGCAGGGAAGTATGCGTACTGAGTTGTGCTCAGCACCGAAACGTAGTGTTGCTTATTGGTTTTTGCATTCAGGGGAAGAAGAGACTGTTGGTGTATGAGTACATCTGCAATCGCTCGTTGGACTTTCATTTACATG TAAAAGGAAATCCTGTTCTTGATTGGCAAGCTCGTTTGAAGATAGCTATTGGGACTGCAAGAGGACTACggtatcttcatgaagattgcAGGGTGGGATGTATAATTCACAGAAATTTGCGGCCAAGCAAAATCCTATTAACTCATGATTTTGAACCTCTG GTTGCTGATTTTGGACTGGCAAGATTGCATGATGAGTGGGAGTCCTGTGAAAGTAACCAAATTGTAGGAGCTTCATG GTATCTTGCACCAGAATTATTCAGTGGTGGAAAACTGACTGAGAAAGTTGACGTATACGCCTTTGGCCTGGTATTATTGGAGCTAATCACTGGGCAACGAGCCCATGACTTGCAATACTGCTCGGACAATCAGTTCCTGTTAGATCATATCCGTGCTTTGGCTACGGCTGAAACACCACATATATTCGGCTACAACAATCAATTGCTAGATCCCCGATTGGTCCCATACCAACTCCAACCTATGTTACCCTATGAGCTTCATGCAATGGGATACGCTGCCTCATTGTGTCTACAAGAAGATCCTGACCTCAGACCACCCATGTCAAAG GTAGTTAAGATGCTAGAAGGAGGAAGTCCAGCAAGTTGCAGGGACTCAGTTGGTTGTCGAAGCGGGCATCTGCAGGGATTCAATACAAATGCGTGA
- the LOC130986539 gene encoding inactive protein kinase SELMODRAFT_444075-like isoform X2 → MFPPKPGRTCLLGGDAAAKVIVAVKADKVISKTAFAWAVDHAAAPGDCITLLAIFSDSKIGGRRFWGIPRLKGSSRSYQPDRLRQIAETCSQMVLQVRDRIEVRVQIKIVSAMCTGAVAAEAKSNAANWVILDKQLKQEIKHCVDELRCNIVVMKNSQPNVLRLNLTSPNDLQTPFYTAASFPIRDSKKLQSPNVKDMARVSSREDPNASSSRMSTKNILSTPDTASSVYVVCENNPLYQGLSKGNYPPDRLITLGAESETSRNQRFLIAQNHTVDENGSDLGNTDEISRSTYTLARTETGPYSDEGIEINQNSDGDYAYNSSIREAVSFRATSPIPPPLCILCKSKAPRFGEPPKQFHYKELEEATNGFSHTNFLAEGRFGLVHRGVLRNGLIIAVKQLKFAGPERDADFCREVCVLSCAQHRNVVLLIGFCIQGKKRLLVYEYICNRSLDFHLHVKGNPVLDWQARLKIAIGTARGLRYLHEDCRVGCIIHRNLRPSKILLTHDFEPLVADFGLARLHDEWESCESNQIVGASWYLAPELFSGGKLTEKVDVYAFGLVLLELITGQRAHDLQYCSDNQFLLDHIRALATAETPHIFGYNNQLLDPRLVPYQLQPMLPYELHAMGYAASLCLQEDPDLRPPMSKVVKMLEGGSPASCRDSVGCRSGHLQGFNTNA, encoded by the exons ATGTTCCCGCCAAAGCCAGGACGAACCTGTCTGCTCGGCGGCGACGCGGCGGCGAAGGTTATCGTGGCCGTTAAAGCAGACAAAGTCATCTCTAAAACCGCCTTTGCTTGGGCTGTCGACCACGCGGCCGCCCCAGGCGACTGCATTACGCTTCTCGCCATCTTCTCCGACAGCAAAATTG GCGGGAGGAGATTTTGGGGAATTCCTCGGTTGAAAGGAAGCTCTCGAAGTTACCAACCGGATCGCCTTCGTCAGATTGCTGAGACCTGTTCTCAGATGGTTCTTCAAGTTCGGGATCGAATCGAG GTGAGGGTGCAGATCAAGATTGTATCAGCAATGTGCACTGGTGCTGTGGCTGCTGAAGCAAAGAGTAATGCAGCAAATTGGGTCATATTGGACAA GCAGTTGAAGCAAGAGATAAAACATTGCGTGGATGAATTGCGCTGCAATATTGTAGTCATGAAGAATTCCCAGCCAAATGTTCTTCGGCTCAATCTAACGAGCCCAAATGATCTTCAAACACCTTTCTACACTGCCGCTTCTTTCCCTATTAGGGATAGTAAGAAATTGCAGAGCCCAAATGTGAAGGATATGGCCCGTGTTAGCAGTCGTGAGGACCCAAATGCTTCCTCCTCAAGAATGTCAACCAAAAATATATTATCAACTCCTGACACCGCATCTTCTGTCTACGTCGTTTGTGAAAATAATCCACTTTATCAAGGATTAAGTAAAGGTAACTATCCACCTGATAGACTTATCACACTCGGTGCAGAATCAGAAACTTCTCGGAATCAGAGGTTCTTGATTGCTCAGAATCACACAGTTGATGAAAATGGCTCAGATCTCGGAAACACAGATGAGATCTCTAGGAGTACGTATACCTTAGCCAGGACTGAAACAGGGCCATATAGTGACGAAGGAATTGAAATCAATCAAAATTCTGATGGAGATTATGCATATAACTCTAGCATCCGGGAAGCTGTTTCTTTTAGAGCAACTTCCCCAATTCCCCCTCCTTTATGTATTCTTTGTAAATCCAAGGCTCCAAGATTTGGAGAACCTCCAAAGCAGTTTCATTACAAAGAGCTAGAGGAAGCTACAAATGGTTTCTCACACACAAACTTTTTAGCAGAaggtcggttcggtttggttcaCAGAGGGGTTCTGAGGAATGGATTGATCATAGCAGTGAAGCAACTAAAGTTTGCTGGGCCTGAGAGAGATGCTGATTTCTGCAGGGAAGTATGCGTACTGAGTTGTGCTCAGCACCGAAACGTAGTGTTGCTTATTGGTTTTTGCATTCAGGGGAAGAAGAGACTGTTGGTGTATGAGTACATCTGCAATCGCTCGTTGGACTTTCATTTACATG TAAAAGGAAATCCTGTTCTTGATTGGCAAGCTCGTTTGAAGATAGCTATTGGGACTGCAAGAGGACTACggtatcttcatgaagattgcAGGGTGGGATGTATAATTCACAGAAATTTGCGGCCAAGCAAAATCCTATTAACTCATGATTTTGAACCTCTG GTTGCTGATTTTGGACTGGCAAGATTGCATGATGAGTGGGAGTCCTGTGAAAGTAACCAAATTGTAGGAGCTTCATG GTATCTTGCACCAGAATTATTCAGTGGTGGAAAACTGACTGAGAAAGTTGACGTATACGCCTTTGGCCTGGTATTATTGGAGCTAATCACTGGGCAACGAGCCCATGACTTGCAATACTGCTCGGACAATCAGTTCCTGTTAGATCATATCCGTGCTTTGGCTACGGCTGAAACACCACATATATTCGGCTACAACAATCAATTGCTAGATCCCCGATTGGTCCCATACCAACTCCAACCTATGTTACCCTATGAGCTTCATGCAATGGGATACGCTGCCTCATTGTGTCTACAAGAAGATCCTGACCTCAGACCACCCATGTCAAAG GTAGTTAAGATGCTAGAAGGAGGAAGTCCAGCAAGTTGCAGGGACTCAGTTGGTTGTCGAAGCGGGCATCTGCAGGGATTCAATACAAATGCGTGA
- the LOC130986539 gene encoding inactive protein kinase SELMODRAFT_444075-like isoform X5 has product MMIVRVQIKIVSAMCTGAVAAEAKSNAANWVILDKQLKQEIKHCVDELRCNIVVMKNSQPNVLRLNLTSPNDLQTPFYTAASFPIRDSKKLQSPNVKDMARVSSREDPNASSSRMSTKNILSTPDTASSVYVVCENNPLYQGLSKGNYPPDRLITLGAESETSRNQRFLIAQNHTVDENGSDLGNTDEISRSTYTLARTETGPYSDEGIEINQNSDGDYAYNSSIREAVSFRATSPIPPPLCILCKSKAPRFGEPPKQFHYKELEEATNGFSHTNFLAEGRFGLVHRGVLRNGLIIAVKQLKFAGPERDADFCREVCVLSCAQHRNVVLLIGFCIQGKKRLLVYEYICNRSLDFHLHVAVKGNPVLDWQARLKIAIGTARGLRYLHEDCRVGCIIHRNLRPSKILLTHDFEPLVADFGLARLHDEWESCESNQIVGASWYLAPELFSGGKLTEKVDVYAFGLVLLELITGQRAHDLQYCSDNQFLLDHIRALATAETPHIFGYNNQLLDPRLVPYQLQPMLPYELHAMGYAASLCLQEDPDLRPPMSKVVKMLEGGSPASCRDSVGCRSGHLQGFNTNA; this is encoded by the exons ATGATGATT GTGAGGGTGCAGATCAAGATTGTATCAGCAATGTGCACTGGTGCTGTGGCTGCTGAAGCAAAGAGTAATGCAGCAAATTGGGTCATATTGGACAA GCAGTTGAAGCAAGAGATAAAACATTGCGTGGATGAATTGCGCTGCAATATTGTAGTCATGAAGAATTCCCAGCCAAATGTTCTTCGGCTCAATCTAACGAGCCCAAATGATCTTCAAACACCTTTCTACACTGCCGCTTCTTTCCCTATTAGGGATAGTAAGAAATTGCAGAGCCCAAATGTGAAGGATATGGCCCGTGTTAGCAGTCGTGAGGACCCAAATGCTTCCTCCTCAAGAATGTCAACCAAAAATATATTATCAACTCCTGACACCGCATCTTCTGTCTACGTCGTTTGTGAAAATAATCCACTTTATCAAGGATTAAGTAAAGGTAACTATCCACCTGATAGACTTATCACACTCGGTGCAGAATCAGAAACTTCTCGGAATCAGAGGTTCTTGATTGCTCAGAATCACACAGTTGATGAAAATGGCTCAGATCTCGGAAACACAGATGAGATCTCTAGGAGTACGTATACCTTAGCCAGGACTGAAACAGGGCCATATAGTGACGAAGGAATTGAAATCAATCAAAATTCTGATGGAGATTATGCATATAACTCTAGCATCCGGGAAGCTGTTTCTTTTAGAGCAACTTCCCCAATTCCCCCTCCTTTATGTATTCTTTGTAAATCCAAGGCTCCAAGATTTGGAGAACCTCCAAAGCAGTTTCATTACAAAGAGCTAGAGGAAGCTACAAATGGTTTCTCACACACAAACTTTTTAGCAGAaggtcggttcggtttggttcaCAGAGGGGTTCTGAGGAATGGATTGATCATAGCAGTGAAGCAACTAAAGTTTGCTGGGCCTGAGAGAGATGCTGATTTCTGCAGGGAAGTATGCGTACTGAGTTGTGCTCAGCACCGAAACGTAGTGTTGCTTATTGGTTTTTGCATTCAGGGGAAGAAGAGACTGTTGGTGTATGAGTACATCTGCAATCGCTCGTTGGACTTTCATTTACATG TTGCAGTAAAAGGAAATCCTGTTCTTGATTGGCAAGCTCGTTTGAAGATAGCTATTGGGACTGCAAGAGGACTACggtatcttcatgaagattgcAGGGTGGGATGTATAATTCACAGAAATTTGCGGCCAAGCAAAATCCTATTAACTCATGATTTTGAACCTCTG GTTGCTGATTTTGGACTGGCAAGATTGCATGATGAGTGGGAGTCCTGTGAAAGTAACCAAATTGTAGGAGCTTCATG GTATCTTGCACCAGAATTATTCAGTGGTGGAAAACTGACTGAGAAAGTTGACGTATACGCCTTTGGCCTGGTATTATTGGAGCTAATCACTGGGCAACGAGCCCATGACTTGCAATACTGCTCGGACAATCAGTTCCTGTTAGATCATATCCGTGCTTTGGCTACGGCTGAAACACCACATATATTCGGCTACAACAATCAATTGCTAGATCCCCGATTGGTCCCATACCAACTCCAACCTATGTTACCCTATGAGCTTCATGCAATGGGATACGCTGCCTCATTGTGTCTACAAGAAGATCCTGACCTCAGACCACCCATGTCAAAG GTAGTTAAGATGCTAGAAGGAGGAAGTCCAGCAAGTTGCAGGGACTCAGTTGGTTGTCGAAGCGGGCATCTGCAGGGATTCAATACAAATGCGTGA
- the LOC130986539 gene encoding inactive protein kinase SELMODRAFT_444075-like isoform X3 has product MLLMLLLVNYIHALVRVQIKIVSAMCTGAVAAEAKSNAANWVILDKQLKQEIKHCVDELRCNIVVMKNSQPNVLRLNLTSPNDLQTPFYTAASFPIRDSKKLQSPNVKDMARVSSREDPNASSSRMSTKNILSTPDTASSVYVVCENNPLYQGLSKGNYPPDRLITLGAESETSRNQRFLIAQNHTVDENGSDLGNTDEISRSTYTLARTETGPYSDEGIEINQNSDGDYAYNSSIREAVSFRATSPIPPPLCILCKSKAPRFGEPPKQFHYKELEEATNGFSHTNFLAEGRFGLVHRGVLRNGLIIAVKQLKFAGPERDADFCREVCVLSCAQHRNVVLLIGFCIQGKKRLLVYEYICNRSLDFHLHVAVKGNPVLDWQARLKIAIGTARGLRYLHEDCRVGCIIHRNLRPSKILLTHDFEPLVADFGLARLHDEWESCESNQIVGASWYLAPELFSGGKLTEKVDVYAFGLVLLELITGQRAHDLQYCSDNQFLLDHIRALATAETPHIFGYNNQLLDPRLVPYQLQPMLPYELHAMGYAASLCLQEDPDLRPPMSKVVKMLEGGSPASCRDSVGCRSGHLQGFNTNA; this is encoded by the exons ATGTTGCTTATGCTACTACTAGTGAACTATATTCATGCTCTG GTGAGGGTGCAGATCAAGATTGTATCAGCAATGTGCACTGGTGCTGTGGCTGCTGAAGCAAAGAGTAATGCAGCAAATTGGGTCATATTGGACAA GCAGTTGAAGCAAGAGATAAAACATTGCGTGGATGAATTGCGCTGCAATATTGTAGTCATGAAGAATTCCCAGCCAAATGTTCTTCGGCTCAATCTAACGAGCCCAAATGATCTTCAAACACCTTTCTACACTGCCGCTTCTTTCCCTATTAGGGATAGTAAGAAATTGCAGAGCCCAAATGTGAAGGATATGGCCCGTGTTAGCAGTCGTGAGGACCCAAATGCTTCCTCCTCAAGAATGTCAACCAAAAATATATTATCAACTCCTGACACCGCATCTTCTGTCTACGTCGTTTGTGAAAATAATCCACTTTATCAAGGATTAAGTAAAGGTAACTATCCACCTGATAGACTTATCACACTCGGTGCAGAATCAGAAACTTCTCGGAATCAGAGGTTCTTGATTGCTCAGAATCACACAGTTGATGAAAATGGCTCAGATCTCGGAAACACAGATGAGATCTCTAGGAGTACGTATACCTTAGCCAGGACTGAAACAGGGCCATATAGTGACGAAGGAATTGAAATCAATCAAAATTCTGATGGAGATTATGCATATAACTCTAGCATCCGGGAAGCTGTTTCTTTTAGAGCAACTTCCCCAATTCCCCCTCCTTTATGTATTCTTTGTAAATCCAAGGCTCCAAGATTTGGAGAACCTCCAAAGCAGTTTCATTACAAAGAGCTAGAGGAAGCTACAAATGGTTTCTCACACACAAACTTTTTAGCAGAaggtcggttcggtttggttcaCAGAGGGGTTCTGAGGAATGGATTGATCATAGCAGTGAAGCAACTAAAGTTTGCTGGGCCTGAGAGAGATGCTGATTTCTGCAGGGAAGTATGCGTACTGAGTTGTGCTCAGCACCGAAACGTAGTGTTGCTTATTGGTTTTTGCATTCAGGGGAAGAAGAGACTGTTGGTGTATGAGTACATCTGCAATCGCTCGTTGGACTTTCATTTACATG TTGCAGTAAAAGGAAATCCTGTTCTTGATTGGCAAGCTCGTTTGAAGATAGCTATTGGGACTGCAAGAGGACTACggtatcttcatgaagattgcAGGGTGGGATGTATAATTCACAGAAATTTGCGGCCAAGCAAAATCCTATTAACTCATGATTTTGAACCTCTG GTTGCTGATTTTGGACTGGCAAGATTGCATGATGAGTGGGAGTCCTGTGAAAGTAACCAAATTGTAGGAGCTTCATG GTATCTTGCACCAGAATTATTCAGTGGTGGAAAACTGACTGAGAAAGTTGACGTATACGCCTTTGGCCTGGTATTATTGGAGCTAATCACTGGGCAACGAGCCCATGACTTGCAATACTGCTCGGACAATCAGTTCCTGTTAGATCATATCCGTGCTTTGGCTACGGCTGAAACACCACATATATTCGGCTACAACAATCAATTGCTAGATCCCCGATTGGTCCCATACCAACTCCAACCTATGTTACCCTATGAGCTTCATGCAATGGGATACGCTGCCTCATTGTGTCTACAAGAAGATCCTGACCTCAGACCACCCATGTCAAAG GTAGTTAAGATGCTAGAAGGAGGAAGTCCAGCAAGTTGCAGGGACTCAGTTGGTTGTCGAAGCGGGCATCTGCAGGGATTCAATACAAATGCGTGA
- the LOC130986539 gene encoding inactive protein kinase SELMODRAFT_444075-like isoform X1, giving the protein MFPPKPGRTCLLGGDAAAKVIVAVKADKVISKTAFAWAVDHAAAPGDCITLLAIFSDSKIGGRRFWGIPRLKGSSRSYQPDRLRQIAETCSQMVLQVRDRIEVRVQIKIVSAMCTGAVAAEAKSNAANWVILDKQLKQEIKHCVDELRCNIVVMKNSQPNVLRLNLTSPNDLQTPFYTAASFPIRDSKKLQSPNVKDMARVSSREDPNASSSRMSTKNILSTPDTASSVYVVCENNPLYQGLSKGNYPPDRLITLGAESETSRNQRFLIAQNHTVDENGSDLGNTDEISRSTYTLARTETGPYSDEGIEINQNSDGDYAYNSSIREAVSFRATSPIPPPLCILCKSKAPRFGEPPKQFHYKELEEATNGFSHTNFLAEGRFGLVHRGVLRNGLIIAVKQLKFAGPERDADFCREVCVLSCAQHRNVVLLIGFCIQGKKRLLVYEYICNRSLDFHLHVAVKGNPVLDWQARLKIAIGTARGLRYLHEDCRVGCIIHRNLRPSKILLTHDFEPLVADFGLARLHDEWESCESNQIVGASWYLAPELFSGGKLTEKVDVYAFGLVLLELITGQRAHDLQYCSDNQFLLDHIRALATAETPHIFGYNNQLLDPRLVPYQLQPMLPYELHAMGYAASLCLQEDPDLRPPMSKVVKMLEGGSPASCRDSVGCRSGHLQGFNTNA; this is encoded by the exons ATGTTCCCGCCAAAGCCAGGACGAACCTGTCTGCTCGGCGGCGACGCGGCGGCGAAGGTTATCGTGGCCGTTAAAGCAGACAAAGTCATCTCTAAAACCGCCTTTGCTTGGGCTGTCGACCACGCGGCCGCCCCAGGCGACTGCATTACGCTTCTCGCCATCTTCTCCGACAGCAAAATTG GCGGGAGGAGATTTTGGGGAATTCCTCGGTTGAAAGGAAGCTCTCGAAGTTACCAACCGGATCGCCTTCGTCAGATTGCTGAGACCTGTTCTCAGATGGTTCTTCAAGTTCGGGATCGAATCGAG GTGAGGGTGCAGATCAAGATTGTATCAGCAATGTGCACTGGTGCTGTGGCTGCTGAAGCAAAGAGTAATGCAGCAAATTGGGTCATATTGGACAA GCAGTTGAAGCAAGAGATAAAACATTGCGTGGATGAATTGCGCTGCAATATTGTAGTCATGAAGAATTCCCAGCCAAATGTTCTTCGGCTCAATCTAACGAGCCCAAATGATCTTCAAACACCTTTCTACACTGCCGCTTCTTTCCCTATTAGGGATAGTAAGAAATTGCAGAGCCCAAATGTGAAGGATATGGCCCGTGTTAGCAGTCGTGAGGACCCAAATGCTTCCTCCTCAAGAATGTCAACCAAAAATATATTATCAACTCCTGACACCGCATCTTCTGTCTACGTCGTTTGTGAAAATAATCCACTTTATCAAGGATTAAGTAAAGGTAACTATCCACCTGATAGACTTATCACACTCGGTGCAGAATCAGAAACTTCTCGGAATCAGAGGTTCTTGATTGCTCAGAATCACACAGTTGATGAAAATGGCTCAGATCTCGGAAACACAGATGAGATCTCTAGGAGTACGTATACCTTAGCCAGGACTGAAACAGGGCCATATAGTGACGAAGGAATTGAAATCAATCAAAATTCTGATGGAGATTATGCATATAACTCTAGCATCCGGGAAGCTGTTTCTTTTAGAGCAACTTCCCCAATTCCCCCTCCTTTATGTATTCTTTGTAAATCCAAGGCTCCAAGATTTGGAGAACCTCCAAAGCAGTTTCATTACAAAGAGCTAGAGGAAGCTACAAATGGTTTCTCACACACAAACTTTTTAGCAGAaggtcggttcggtttggttcaCAGAGGGGTTCTGAGGAATGGATTGATCATAGCAGTGAAGCAACTAAAGTTTGCTGGGCCTGAGAGAGATGCTGATTTCTGCAGGGAAGTATGCGTACTGAGTTGTGCTCAGCACCGAAACGTAGTGTTGCTTATTGGTTTTTGCATTCAGGGGAAGAAGAGACTGTTGGTGTATGAGTACATCTGCAATCGCTCGTTGGACTTTCATTTACATG TTGCAGTAAAAGGAAATCCTGTTCTTGATTGGCAAGCTCGTTTGAAGATAGCTATTGGGACTGCAAGAGGACTACggtatcttcatgaagattgcAGGGTGGGATGTATAATTCACAGAAATTTGCGGCCAAGCAAAATCCTATTAACTCATGATTTTGAACCTCTG GTTGCTGATTTTGGACTGGCAAGATTGCATGATGAGTGGGAGTCCTGTGAAAGTAACCAAATTGTAGGAGCTTCATG GTATCTTGCACCAGAATTATTCAGTGGTGGAAAACTGACTGAGAAAGTTGACGTATACGCCTTTGGCCTGGTATTATTGGAGCTAATCACTGGGCAACGAGCCCATGACTTGCAATACTGCTCGGACAATCAGTTCCTGTTAGATCATATCCGTGCTTTGGCTACGGCTGAAACACCACATATATTCGGCTACAACAATCAATTGCTAGATCCCCGATTGGTCCCATACCAACTCCAACCTATGTTACCCTATGAGCTTCATGCAATGGGATACGCTGCCTCATTGTGTCTACAAGAAGATCCTGACCTCAGACCACCCATGTCAAAG GTAGTTAAGATGCTAGAAGGAGGAAGTCCAGCAAGTTGCAGGGACTCAGTTGGTTGTCGAAGCGGGCATCTGCAGGGATTCAATACAAATGCGTGA